Proteins encoded in a region of the Planococcus shixiaomingii genome:
- the wrbA gene encoding NAD(P)H:quinone oxidoreductase type IV: protein MANVKLAIIYYSSTGTNYQMARWAEEAATEVGVEVRVAKVSENASPQAIAENPAWQAHMDATQDVPVAEVDLLEWADAIIFSFPTRYGHIPSQAQQFFDITGGAWAQGKLANKVVSAMSSAQNPHGGQETTVLAIYTSVFHWGAIVAAPGYREPALFKAGGNPYGTSVSVDQQNQMVEDVEDAVKLQSRHTVEVAGWVKNGQSQ, encoded by the coding sequence ATGGCGAATGTTAAGTTAGCGATCATTTACTATAGTTCTACAGGAACCAATTACCAAATGGCAAGATGGGCAGAGGAAGCGGCAACTGAGGTTGGCGTTGAAGTGAGAGTGGCAAAAGTAAGTGAAAACGCATCGCCGCAAGCAATCGCAGAAAACCCAGCATGGCAGGCTCATATGGATGCGACTCAAGATGTTCCAGTGGCAGAAGTAGACTTGCTAGAATGGGCAGATGCCATCATCTTCAGTTTCCCAACACGGTACGGCCATATCCCTTCCCAGGCTCAACAATTCTTTGATATTACCGGTGGTGCATGGGCGCAAGGTAAATTGGCAAACAAGGTAGTCAGTGCCATGTCTTCTGCGCAAAATCCGCACGGCGGACAAGAAACCACTGTTTTGGCTATTTATACGTCGGTGTTTCATTGGGGAGCTATTGTTGCTGCTCCGGGTTACAGAGAGCCAGCGTTGTTCAAAGCGGGCGGAAATCCTTATGGAACAAGTGTCTCCGTTGATCAGCAAAACCAGATGGTGGAAGACGTTGAAGACGCGGTGAAATTGCAATCACGGCATACTGTTGAAGTGGCTGGCTGGGTGAAAAATGGACAAAGCCAGTAA